From the Gemmatimonadales bacterium genome, one window contains:
- a CDS encoding trypsin-like peptidase domain-containing protein, whose protein sequence is MKCEIRIVSGARAGQHDVFDKSYIGIGRHPLSDVRFDAEKDLDASTRHAAIVRTGDSYLLRDLGSRNGTFVNGEKIEGDRTLVDGDKLRFGVHGPEVEFNVQREQEEVIMAAVHAPAPAPRETRDPAVAPPPPPPASHSPATDAPQGAAPPSGPSKTSVLRAEVRAQALRVRAMTIVLFIVMVGAAAILLWQGRTAQQQMAASDTTISALRGQIQTLLTAKADADSLVARLRRDLGRETDPSRRRVLQQRFDSARTRQTNITAAQGVDYNAIMRANQSAIAVIYVRFADTMQMDQGTAFSVSTSGVMITNRHVVMNEAGERPRDIAIQFSGSAEVLPARLVRVAPDADLAVIQLESRGPFPAVAGLADGAGDVAEGAPVALVGFPGGGGEPGAVPRAKLVTGSVSRVLPDSMLELDAYSGQGASGSPIFDRNGRVIGVEFGGIGGRIIRGLPIRRARPLLPS, encoded by the coding sequence CGACGTCCGCTTCGACGCCGAGAAGGACCTCGACGCCTCCACCCGCCACGCGGCGATCGTCAGGACCGGCGACTCGTACCTCCTGCGCGACCTCGGCAGCCGCAACGGGACTTTCGTGAACGGCGAGAAGATCGAGGGCGACCGCACCCTGGTCGACGGTGACAAGCTGCGCTTCGGTGTGCACGGCCCCGAGGTCGAGTTCAACGTGCAGCGCGAGCAGGAGGAAGTGATAATGGCCGCGGTGCACGCGCCGGCGCCGGCCCCGCGCGAGACGCGCGACCCCGCGGTCGCACCACCCCCGCCACCCCCGGCCAGCCACAGCCCCGCGACCGACGCACCGCAGGGGGCTGCACCGCCCTCCGGGCCGTCGAAGACGTCGGTTCTGCGCGCCGAAGTCCGCGCCCAGGCCTTGCGCGTCCGGGCGATGACGATCGTGCTCTTCATCGTGATGGTCGGTGCGGCGGCGATCCTGCTCTGGCAGGGCCGGACGGCGCAGCAGCAGATGGCCGCGTCCGACACGACGATCTCCGCGCTGCGCGGCCAGATCCAGACACTGCTCACCGCGAAGGCCGACGCCGATTCCCTGGTGGCCCGCCTGCGGCGGGACCTCGGGCGCGAGACCGACCCGTCCCGCCGGCGGGTGCTCCAGCAGCGGTTCGACAGCGCGCGCACGCGACAGACCAACATCACCGCGGCGCAGGGCGTGGACTACAACGCTATCATGCGCGCGAACCAGAGCGCCATCGCCGTCATATACGTCCGCTTCGCCGACACGATGCAGATGGACCAGGGGACGGCGTTCTCGGTCTCGACGAGCGGCGTGATGATCACCAACCGCCACGTGGTGATGAACGAGGCGGGCGAACGCCCGCGCGACATCGCCATCCAGTTCTCCGGGTCCGCTGAGGTGCTGCCCGCGCGTCTGGTGCGGGTCGCCCCCGACGCCGACCTCGCGGTGATCCAGCTCGAGTCGCGGGGCCCATTCCCCGCGGTGGCGGGGCTCGCGGACGGCGCGGGGGACGTAGCCGAGGGGGCGCCCGTCGCCCTGGTCGGCTTCCCCGGCGGCGGCGGCGAGCCGGGCGCCGTACCGCGCGCCAAGCTCGTGACCGGCAGCGTGAGCCGCGTCCTCCCCGACTCGATGCTCGAGCTCGATGCCTACAGCGGGCAAGGCGCGAGCGGCAGCCCCATCTTCGATCGCAACGGCCGAGTGATCGGCGTGGAGTTCGGCGGCATCGGCGGGCGGATCATCCGCGGCCTGCCCATCCGGCGCGCCCGGCCGCTGCTTCCCTCCTGA